Within the Pseudomonadota bacterium genome, the region GGAACAACAGTGGATATCGGAATCGGATTTGGCCATAAATATCCTGCAAGCCGTGTTGAACAGGAGGTGAAAGATGATCGTCTGGAAGAAATTCAAGTGATAGATCCTGATGGCAACATAGCAAATTTGATAAAAGTATCGGCTACGCTTTATAAATTGAAAGTTGAAAAGGCCGGAGCTTATCTGGTAACAGCCAAACTCAAACCCGGTTATTTTTCGATGACAACCGAGGGCAGAAAATGGGGAGATAAACAATCCGTTGCCAATTGTATTAAATGTACCAATTATCATATAGAAGCCAAGACGGTCATCATTGCAGGAGGCGATGAAAAAAATCTCAGTCATGTAGCAGGTCAAACTTTGGAATTGATTCCGCTTAATAATCCGGAAAAAATAAAAAGCGGAGATAAACTAAACGTAAGGGTACTGTTTGATGGAATGCCTCTTTCCAATACATCGGTTAACGCTACTTATGCCGGATTCCAAGACGAAGACATTGCTCCTCACAAACCTTCGACAGAAGGCAACCAAGGCAGTAGGAGGCATTTTCCTGTTGAAACCGTTACAAACGATAAGGGAGATGCAAAAATCCAATTGGATAAACCTGGCTACTGGATGGTGCTTCTTTCACACAAGCCTTCTTATCCGGATAAAGAGATCTGTGATGAATATATGTACAATATTACTTTTACTTTACAGGTTCAGTAATGGATTTTACCCTATGCGGAGGTTTTAATGTACACATCTAATTTGAAAACAAAAATTATCTTTATTGCCATAGTTTATATGGTTTTATGCATATCGGTTGTTGTCAAACAGGCTCCTGCCGGGCAACAAACCAAAAATCAGCTATACCTTGTAAGTATTGGAGTAGGTGATACTGATCTTATCACCTTGCGGGCCATCAATACTATCAGGGCATCAGATGTAATAGTCTGCCGTAAGGAAGAAACGGACAGATTTGCCGAATACATTAAAGGAAAAGAAATTTTGGATGGGTCGCAAAGCGGCTGGCGTTCGTACAGGAAAATATGCACAGAAATAGCAGATCCGAAAGAAAGAGCTAAATGTATCAAGAGTAAGGATTCCCGTGACAAACTGATTTCGCAGATGCGCTCTGCAAATCAGGCTGGCAAAAAAGTGTCGGTGCTTGGCAGTGGTGATCTTATGATCTATGGCGGACCTTATCGCTGGTATCTTGAGGAATTTCAAGATTTGAATCCGAAAGTAATTCCGGGTGTGAGTTGTTTTAATGCTTCCAATGCAGCGATAGGCAAGGATATCATGTCGGGTAAAGAGAGTCATTCTGCCATACTTACAACTTACCGTGAAATAGAGAATCTTTCTATATACCATCCAACCATGATTATTTTTACTATGCATACCGGGTTTGAAACATTGGTTGAGAAATTAAAAACCCAATATCCACCGGAAACGCCCATCGCAATTGTTTTCTTTGCCGGGTATAAAGAAAAGGAACATATCATCCGGGGCCGATTGGATAATATTTTGCAAAAAACGCAAAATAAAAAATTTCCATTTGAGCATCTGGTTTATATTGGTGATTTCATGATGTAGAAGTAGTAGCCAGTTTC harbors:
- a CDS encoding DUF4198 domain-containing protein → MKKIFCITAVIFLFVLVSSVKAHNLWLNPGNNYPEIGTTVDIGIGFGHKYPASRVEQEVKDDRLEEIQVIDPDGNIANLIKVSATLYKLKVEKAGAYLVTAKLKPGYFSMTTEGRKWGDKQSVANCIKCTNYHIEAKTVIIAGGDEKNLSHVAGQTLELIPLNNPEKIKSGDKLNVRVLFDGMPLSNTSVNATYAGFQDEDIAPHKPSTEGNQGSRRHFPVETVTNDKGDAKIQLDKPGYWMVLLSHKPSYPDKEICDEYMYNITFTLQVQ
- a CDS encoding tetrapyrrole methylase; its protein translation is MYTSNLKTKIIFIAIVYMVLCISVVVKQAPAGQQTKNQLYLVSIGVGDTDLITLRAINTIRASDVIVCRKEETDRFAEYIKGKEILDGSQSGWRSYRKICTEIADPKERAKCIKSKDSRDKLISQMRSANQAGKKVSVLGSGDLMIYGGPYRWYLEEFQDLNPKVIPGVSCFNASNAAIGKDIMSGKESHSAILTTYREIENLSIYHPTMIIFTMHTGFETLVEKLKTQYPPETPIAIVFFAGYKEKEHIIRGRLDNILQKTQNKKFPFEHLVYIGDFMM